In Candidatus Omnitrophota bacterium, one DNA window encodes the following:
- the hydF gene encoding [FeFe] hydrogenase H-cluster maturation GTPase HydF, which produces MKKTPKSLRLHIGIFGRTNVGKSSFLNMAAGQDVAITSPVAGTTTDVVEKPMELMPIGPVVFLDTAGLDDRSVLSEARMKKTRKIFDRADVIVLLTEADNWGSYEGQVLEEAVKRQTPFITVINKIDLKAPTAEFINKIKEKAERVICCSSVDWPNRDKYVNALKKEVLDVCPDEFLNPPPLIADLLPAGGLAVMIVPIDLQAPKGRLILPQVQTIRDALDNDAATLVVKEREYGHLLRKLKEPPDIVVCDSQVVLKMVADTPKEVKCTTFSILFSRYKGDLIEAAKGAAAINSLKPKDKILIAEACSHHAIEDDIGRVKIPRWLRQYIGGDIQIDVYSGRDYPENLQEYKLVIHCGGCMITRREMLFRIEKSKEAGVAITNYGVAVSVLQGVVHRTLSPFPAALDAFNRAEERFKKGL; this is translated from the coding sequence ATGAAAAAAACCCCTAAATCGCTGAGATTGCATATAGGTATTTTCGGCAGGACCAATGTCGGTAAATCCAGTTTTCTGAATATGGCGGCGGGCCAGGACGTGGCTATTACCTCGCCTGTAGCCGGGACAACCACGGATGTGGTGGAAAAGCCTATGGAGCTTATGCCTATAGGACCGGTGGTTTTTCTGGATACCGCAGGCCTGGATGACCGGTCTGTTCTATCCGAGGCCAGGATGAAAAAGACGCGCAAGATCTTTGACCGCGCGGATGTGATTGTTCTTTTGACCGAGGCTGATAACTGGGGCAGTTACGAGGGCCAAGTGCTGGAAGAGGCTGTAAAGCGGCAGACGCCGTTTATTACAGTTATAAATAAAATAGATCTGAAAGCCCCAACAGCGGAATTCATCAATAAGATAAAAGAAAAAGCTGAACGGGTTATCTGTTGCTCGAGTGTTGACTGGCCCAACCGGGATAAATATGTTAATGCCTTAAAAAAAGAAGTACTCGATGTCTGCCCGGATGAGTTCCTGAATCCTCCGCCTTTGATTGCGGACCTGCTGCCCGCAGGGGGGTTGGCGGTGATGATAGTCCCTATTGACCTGCAGGCGCCTAAAGGCAGGTTGATCCTTCCCCAGGTTCAGACTATCCGCGACGCGTTGGATAATGACGCCGCGACCCTGGTGGTCAAAGAAAGGGAATACGGGCATCTCCTGCGCAAGTTAAAGGAACCGCCGGATATCGTGGTCTGCGATTCACAGGTGGTCCTGAAGATGGTCGCGGATACGCCCAAGGAAGTAAAGTGCACTACGTTTTCCATACTTTTCTCGCGTTACAAAGGCGATCTGATTGAGGCGGCTAAAGGGGCGGCGGCTATTAATTCTTTAAAACCTAAGGACAAAATCCTCATCGCCGAGGCCTGCAGCCATCACGCCATTGAGGACGATATAGGCAGGGTGAAGATCCCCCGCTGGCTGCGCCAGTATATAGGAGGGGATATCCAGATCGATGTTTACTCTGGCAGGGATTATCCCGAGAACCTGCAGGAATATAAGCTGGTTATCCATTGCGGAGGATGCATGATCACCCGCAGGGAAATGCTTTTCCGGATCGAAAAGTCCAAAGAAGCGGGCGTGGCGATCACCAATTACGGGGTGGCGGTGTCTGTGCTTCAGGGGGTGGTTCACCGGACGCTTTCTCCGTTCCCTGCCGCCTTGGACGCGTTCAACAGGGCTGAAGAAAGGTTTAAAAAAGGGTTATAA